The window CTAAATTTGGCTTTTAGCGTCTATCATACTCATTCTTGGCAATTTATAATTTATCACATATTGAACCAGATTGTTTTGCCAATTATTGAAGTTAAATGCGAATTAATCTTTGAATACGAACAGCTTAAGCCTTATTTAACAGCAGAGTTTTTGACTAATTCCCGAAACTTTTGACGCTGTTGGGGAGTTAAAATCTCTCTGATAGCCAGCATACTCTCAAAGTGTAATGATTCCATTTTCAGACGTAAACTACTTAGTTGCCGATTTTTAGCTTGGAGTAATTCTATCGGTTCTGTCCCCACCATCATATCTGATAACTGTTGCTGCAATCTGGCAATATGCTGTTTTTGATTAATTATTTCTTGTTGATACTGGAGATGAATCTGTTGAATCTGCTGGTGCTGTTCTTTGGTTAAATCCAACTGTTGAAATAGACTACTGACAGTCTGTTCTGGTGGCGTTGCGGAAGAAGACTGTTGGGCAATGATTGTTTCAGTGGCAATATTATAACCTGTTAAAAACGACCAAGAGGAACCTGCAAACACAGGTAGGCTATAAAAAATTGAAAGAGCGATCGCGACTATAGTTAACCAGTATCGTTGTCGTCGGACTAAAGCTTGAAAAATCATTGATAGACTACAAAAAATAAAAGTCTTTACTGTGCAGAAACAGATAAAGCTGGTTGCGACTCAGATATGGTGGGAAGTAACCAGGAAGCTTCTGTTTTTTTGTTTGCTGTATAGCTGCTATTATCGAGGGTATCATACCAATTTTTGACTAAAAAGTTTTCTAGATCTTTTGGTTCGAGGGCTGTTCGAGGGGTTTTTACACCAAAACTGACAGAAGTGACCAGAAACCCAGTAGCGATCGCCCCTGGAATAGTCCATGTTATTTTAAAACTGAATCTTCTCTGTCTGGGATGAGGTTCGAGAGAATCAATTAGGCGCTGTTCGAGATCTAAGTGAGGATCGGCAGGTATGGGTCGATTATGTCGCATAAAACTGACAAGGTTATTTTGGCGATCATTGCGTAAGTTAGTCATAATGCTGCTGATTAAACTAAATAAAGGTTAAAAAGATATCCCTTGTTGTTCGAGAAATTTCTTCAAAGAATTGCGAGCGTGAAATAACCGAGATTTAACTGTTCCGACAGGCACATTTAAAATTTCGGCAACTTGCTTTTGTGGTAAATCTTCTAGGTCGTGCAAAACTAATACGGCTCGATGCTCAAAACTAAGATTATTCAAACCTCTATGCACCAAATCCCGATAGTGTAACTGCATCAAATCTGATGCAGGCTCTAAATTAGTTAGTTTTGTCTTGTCTAATTCTTTTTCCCAAGTTTTTTGATTGAGGCTGGTTTTTTCTTGACCTTTAGCTAATTTACGCCGTTGATCTATCGCTACATTCCAGCTAATGCGATAAAGCCAGGTGGAAAAATATTTAGTTGTCTTTAATTTTGGTAATCCTTTCCAAACCTTGAGAAACACCTCCTGCACCAAATCATCTAGAATTGCCGAACCACATAGTTGATAGAGGGTTGAGCGTACCCGCTGTTGGTAACGTTGGTATAGCAAACGAAAACAGTCGCGATCGCCCTGCTGACAAAGGAAGATTAATTCTTGTTCTGTCGCCGACCCTGTCTCTAATGCTGCATTGATCGCACTAGCCTGTTCACAAGCTAAGATTTTGCTCATTTTACCTAGAAATAGTTCGTTCTTGTTATATAGACTAACAATGGTTGGTGTTGGTTCAATTTTGCCTAAAATTTCAGTTTAGCTTTACTAATTATTTTGCTTGTTTAAGCAGTAAGTATTAATTTCCTGAATCAATTTCTGTTGGATTATTCCCGCTTTGATAGCATCCTGACGAGCCGATTTAAGGGCAAGAACATCTTTATTTTCTCTGGCTGTTACCGCATCGTAGGTAGCCTGTGAGTAAATACGATAGATGGTAATAAGCTGGTTTTGATATTTAATTAATTCACTTTGATTAAGCTTAAGAACTGTCATATGATCGGCTGCTTGGCTAAATCTATTTGCAGCCTCAAGCCAGTTTTTCATTTCGCTTGACTGTTCATTACCATCACTAGCATTTTGATTGTTTTGTTGAACATCTCGAGCAACTCGAAAAATCTGTTCGCACTGAGAAAATTTATTTTCTTCACAACTGACAGTAAACAAGCTTAAGAGCACAATTACCAAAATTGACTGATAGTTACCTGTTAAGCTGGGTTTTAATTTACCCTTTCTAGAGACCAACATCGTATTTATGACTTCTGACTCCTAATTAATCTTGATGCCTTATTTGATGTTATTGCCGAGCATGATTAATAATTTGCTTCAAGTTAGCATAATCTAAAATTAAAGTTGTTGAGTAAACTTAAATTAATATATACGGCTTACGGCATAATCAGTTAACTCATGGAGAGCATCTTTAGAACTAGAAGGAGGCAGACAACTAAGGCTTTGACCAGCTTTATAAGCCAGATCCTTAGCTAGTTGACGAGCTTGCTCAATACCATCGCTTTTTTTGACTAATTCTAAGGCTTGATTGAGATCTTCTGATTCAGAAAATTTGCGCTCAATTAAAATTTTCAAGTAAGGTTCTTGTTGCAGAGCATAAAACACAGGAGAGGTCAATTTGCCGCTAGCTAGATCTAATCCTGCTGGCTTCCCCAGCACTTCAGTTGAACCAGTAAAATCAAGAATATCATCGACAATTTGAAAAGCCAAACCTAAATTGCGACCATAGCTATAAAGGTTTTCCGCTACATCAGAACTCACATCACTTAAGACAGCAGCAGCCTTCGCACTATTTGCCATTAAGGAAGCAGTTTTATAATAAGTTTTGTCTAAGTAACAGTCGATAGAAGCATCTATATCAAAGCGATTTATGCTTTGCATAATTTCTCCTTGGGCAAAATCTCTAATTACCTCAGACAGAAGTTTGACTACCTGCAAATTATCTAAATTAGCCAAATACCAAGATGACTGAGCAAACAAAAAATCTCCTGCTAATACAGCAATGCGATCGCCAAATAAACTATTGACTGTTTCCACATTGCGACGCAAATCAGCTTCGTCCACCACATCATCATGTACTAGGCTAGCAGTATGAATCATCTCCGTGATTTCTGCTAAACGACGATGACGAGGGGTTAAGTCATGGTCTGACATAGTAGCTCGCGAAGCCAGCAAAACGATCGCTGGTCGAATTCTTTTTCCCCCAGCATCAAACAAGTGTTCGGCAGCAGCACCTAAAATCGGATGGCGCGCCCCAATCAGTTGCTTGAGATTATCTGTCAAAATATTCAGATCATTTTCAACGGGTGTCAATAACGAGGTAGTAGAAGATGTCATTGTTCAGCCAGGTATGGCAAATAATTATTTAAGAAACTTTACATATATTGTACTTATTTTAAGGGAAGCTCACCTAATAACCAACTACTAACTTAAGAACGATGACAAATTTAAGTCTATAATCAAGACTAGGTAAGTATTTAATCTAAAAGATTTGTGCTATTCTCAATAATGAGAGTATTACCAAAACTAAAGGTTATCTCCTGAAAGTGCGATCGAGCCAATCACATATTGGCAGATTTAGCAGACTTAACTATTTCAGGGCTAATCTCTTGCTAGGGCAATCAGCTTTATTTTGCTGAAACAAATCGATCGATAATCAGAGTAGCTCAAGTCTAAATACAGACAATTTTTTTGGATGTTTTAGTCAGACCAAGGTATCTCGAAGTAGAGGTCACAATAGCTCTGCGTTAATTTTGTCCTGAAATTTTGCTGTTTACTGTCTAAGCTAATTAGGCGACAAAAGGTGAACAGTCTAATCCAAGGTGCAAAGAAATTTCTTGTCTTAATTTCCCCAAAATTACTTAATCAAAAAAATCTGATTTAAATAAGCCCACATTAACGATGAACTTGAGCAACTTACCTGTTTTCATCTTATTTTTTGCTAGTCTCTATCTCTCAATTGTTTATGGCTTATTGAAGATAGCAGAAGTTCAAAGACACAACGCCAGAACAATTTCTCGCACTGCTGTGGATTCAAAACAGCCCATGAAAACGCCTTAAGCTGAAGCGGAGCTGTGAGGGTTGGTCAAATTACTCTGTAGGATTTAAAGCCATTACTTCCGAGACGAGTTGTTTGACCTCAATCTTTTGTACGCGCGGATAGTAGCCCAACCATTGCTGAGATAGATCGGCAAACTGCTGAGGAGATCCAGTAACACAAAAGCGAGTTGGCAAGGAAAAATGATTGTTTCTTAGTCCTAATAAGGATAATTCTTTATCCGCTGCCACTACAATATGTTCTGCTGGATCGACTACCTTAACGGAAGCTGGTAATAAGGTGCGGATAATCGGCTCTAGGTGTCGATAATGAGTACAGCCATAAACTAAAGTATCAATGTCTTGTGCTAGCAAGGGGGCTAAATATTCCTGAGCGACTAATATAGTTTGTTCGGTATATAGTTGATTTTGCTCAATTAAGCTGACAAACTGAGGACAGGCAACTTCCCACACCTGAGCTTGGGGTTTAATTTCATGAATTGCCTGACGGTAAGCATGACTTTTAGCGGTAGCAGCAGTAGCCATTACCCCAATTCGCTCTCCTTGCATGACGGCAGCTTTTGCCCCCGATAGAATTACGCCGAGAATCGGCACGTTATATTCGCTCCTGACAGCTTCTAAAGCCAAGGCTGAGCTAGTATTGCACGCCATAATAATCATTTTGAGATCTTGGCCACACATCCAATCGAGAATTTCACGCGCAAAGAGCAAAATTTCTTCTGGCGATCGCGTTCCGTAGGGTAAACGAGCCGAATCAGCAACATAGAGAAGAGATTCTGTCGGCATTTGACGATACATTTCTCTTAATACCGTCAGCCCGCCAACTCCGCTATCAAATAAGCCGATCCGCTGATGTGAATTTTTCATATTGAATGGTTAGTTTTGTCTTAAATAAGATTAATTATGGAAGTATAAATACTTAACTTAAAGATTATTCTGTTTAATATACTCCAGAATTCCCTTGGCGATCGCTTCTGCCATAAGACGACGATGATTGGGATCTTCAAGATTGTCAGCATCAACCTCTCCTGTGACAAAGCCCACCTCGACCAACACAGCTGGCATAGTGGAATGTCTCAGAACAAAAAATCTAGCTCTTCTAATGCTTCGGTCATCAATATCGACTCCATTTAAAATACTCCAGTGAACCAATTCTGCCAAGCGACGACCACTGTCATAGTAGTAAGTCTCTAACCCATTGACATCAGGACGACTGAGGTTAATTGAGTTGGCGTGAATACTGACAAACAGATCAGCCTTAACACGATTGGCGAGGTCGGTTCTACCCTCAAGGCTAATAAAGACATCCGTGTCTCTAGTCATTACGACATCAATGTTTTGTTTTCTGAGAATTTCTTCCACGTCGAGGGCAATTGGCAAGATTACATCTTTTTCTCGCAAACCATCAATGCCAACCGCACCCGAATCTTCACCACCATGACCAGGATCGATAATTACTCTGGGGCGATCTTCGGTTAGAGGAGGCAGACTTGGCTCAATAGTACTCTCCTTAGGAATCTTGGCAAATCCTGGAGGTAATAAAGGTGCATCATTTTCAGGTAGAGGAGCAATACCCACCTCAATCGGCAAGACCACCTCGTTGTCACTAGCACTGAGTTTGCCTAGACGATATCTCAAGCGAGTGGTGATTTCTAAGACGACTTGGGTATTTTCTTGACGTACCTTTAATTCGGAGATGGGACTACCTGATTGTAGTTCAGGGCCTTGAAAATCTTCGGCTAATTCGGCATTGTTAATAGTGATTTGGTAAATACCGTTACTGTTGCGGGATGCGACCGCCGATAGCTCGCGATCGCCATGAATTATCAGTTGGGTATCATCATCCCCTAGCTCAATTTCTTCAATAGAGTTTAGCTGTTCGTCATTATCGGCTACTTCAGATGATGTATCAGATTCGGTTGTGGGTAAAGGAGCATCAGAAATGCCCGCAGTAGAACGAGGAAGTTCACCTTTAGGAACTAAAAGCAAGCCTTGATTAATGCGGCTAAACATAGCAAGCCAATCAGGACTTTCTTCCGTCACCTGCATACTCATAACCGCCTGTTCATCTTCCTCCTGTTCAAAATCAATCGTGGAAACACCATATTGATTGACAGCTATCGACTGATCGACTAAATCTTCGGGTAGGGTAACACCTTCAAAAGAGAAATTAATGCGATCGCCATCTCGTTCTGAATCAATCTTTATTTGACGATCGCCCTCAATGTCAATCAAAAAGCCATTGCTCGTAGCTTTAATATAAGGAGAATCAGCACTAGCGGAATTAGCAGTATTGACCGTAGTGTCTTCTAGTCCTGGTAATTCTGTCGGCAGATCTACTTCGGGTAGTTCTAATACTTCAGGGTCTTTATTGGTAGCAGCAACACGGGATACTTCGGGCTGCGGTATGGTTACTTTCCAATGAGTCGGCGAAACATCATCAAACTCAATTTGCTCGGCATCGAGAGTATAGCCAGGCGCTAATTCCACCACAATACGCGAGGTATCTAACTCTGGTTGTCCAATACGAAATCCATTAACTGGGCCTTGGTAGCTTTCCTTTACTGTTTCTTGACCCAAAACTGTTCCTGGTAAATCAATCACCAGTCGAGTGGGGTTACTCAATAATTCAGCTTTAGGCTGTACCCCTTGGTCGGTTTCAAAAACTAAATTATTGTCCTGTGGTTCAAACTCCCACGAAACAATTTTTCCTGCCTTAGCGGGGGAGCATAACAGAAAAACACCTATAAAACCAGATAGTAGCCAGTGAAATCTCACAATTATTGCTCCTCGCACAGATTAGGTAACTGATTTTCAGATACGGTTAGCCAGTGTCGTTCATGATTCCCCCCAGAGGAGGATCTTGATACCAGTTGACGTTGGTACGTCTTTGCATACCAGCAAAGCTGCTCGTCAAATAAGACACAATTAAAATCTATGATTTCGTCAAACTGCCTCAAACAGATTGATGCCAACCTTAAAGTATCCTCAGTCAATTCCATTAGAACTTTATAGTACCCATTCTTGAAGTTTGATTGATCAAGACGTGAGAAGAAGCAATTTGGTTTCATTGATTAGTTGAGACTAATTATGTTGTCATTCCTGAACTTTGTCCACTAATTCAGCTATAGAGCCTTTCTTTTTAAAGACCAAACCGACTTCTCCTCGGGGAATTATAGCAACACCGAACGCTATTTTATTCAGCTCGAAGTTACCAAATACGGTGAATTCCGTAATGACTTTACCTAGGATAGCAACCAAAGTTCAAAATGTGGCAATAATCAATTAATTACCGTAGAAATATAAGACAAGATCGAGGCAAAGAATAAACCAGTTAACAATACTTGACCACGAGTTTTCATTTCATTAACTAATTCAACGATATCGATCGATTAAGGAGAGATTAAAAATTGAAAGTTAGCGATCGCTATTTCTCTTGAGCTTTAATTACCAGCATTTGATTTGCTCCTGGCTGTAATTCATAGGGTACTTGTACTATTGTCGGTGAATATCCTAAATTACTAAATTTATCAATCACAAAATCTAGGTAAGGCGAAGTTTCCTGCATCAAAGTTAACAGCGGAAATATTCTGACTTCTGGGCTTACTCGTAACATTTCTTGGATAGCAGCAACATGGAAATCGCAATCGCATTGTGCGGAATACAAAAACAAAAAGTGAGAACATAATGCCAGATCGTAGCTTTGATCGGCAAAATCTAAATGGGGTAATTCTTGAGCTATGTATCTACCTGCTTGTTTACCAGATTGATAATCCTGTAAAAAAATTTCTAAAGCTTTAATCCGACTAGCTTTTAACTCTTGAGGATTTTGATGATAACTCCATACCCAATTATTTGGTGTGGCAATTATCTGCTCAATAATATTGTCTACTACCGCATCAAATCTTTGTTTGATCTCTGTACCATCAAACTGATAGATCGGATCGATGGAAGTAAGATTGTATCCCTTTGCTGTACCTTCAGCATTAAAGCTCGCAGGGCCATCGCCAACTCCCAAGATACGCTGCTGCAAATCTTCTGAAGATAGATTGAACATTTTAATGTACACGTCGAGAGATCTTCCAAAAGGAACAACCTTGTCTAATTTCATGACCATAATTTAATCTTCCATATCTTTACTAACATTGTCTAGTATTGCTATAAATGGTGTCTGGTCGCGTAAAGCTGTGCCACCATTTCTGCACGAGACGAAACCTCAAGCTTGCGGAACATTCGCTTCAAAGCCTGTTTGACAGAATTTTCTGTAATCCAAATTTCTTTGCCGATCTCTGCGTTTGTTCGTCCCAAGGCAACCAATTCGGCAATTTGCAGTTCGCGAGACGTTAACGGACAAGGCTTTAAAGGCTGATGTGGTGGGTTTTCGTCGAAAACATTTTGCGATCGCCCTGTTGCCGTCCAAACAGACAAATGTAAACAGATTGCGCTCAAATCAGCTAGATTTTGGGTATCAAATGCAGGCATTGACTTTTCACGTGTGCAGCCGATTACACCAACTAATTGACCCTGGCTGACGATAGGCCCCGCCATCACATGCCAATGATCGGGACGGGGACAGATGATTGCCCATGTCTTGGGGGAGGTTACTAAGCCTTCATGGACAGGCGTATGACGCTCTGCTAAGTAGCGTGCAAGAGGATTATGTTCAACAGATAAGGCGACTTTCAAGACTTTGGGTAACTTCGGACTGGCTTTTAGTTGGTCAAAAAAGAAGATTCCCGAGCGCTTGGCTACAAAATACTCACCAATCTTGGGTGCGAGACGTGCTTGCCAATCTGATTCACTTTTGATCTGGTTGATTTCTGCAAATAAAAGCTGCAAAGAGATCATCATAAAGTTAAAAAGAGTACCCGATCGAGGACTAGGTGAAGTCAGTTGCCACTTTTATTATAAAGATAGATTAAATCGCGATCGCCTTAAGGAGATAAATTCATGACTGACTCACAAAAACACATCATTGGTTTAATATTTTATCCTGGCATGACATCGCTGGACATAGTGGGGCCACAGCAAGTTTTCAGTGCGTTGCCTGGTGTTCAGATTCATCGGCTCTGGAAAACGCTATATCCCATTAAAACCGATGATGGCATGATGCTTTTGCCCGATACCACCTTTGAAAACTGCCCGCGCTTAGATCTTATCTGCATCGGTGGCGGCTTAGGGCAGATGACAGTAGTCGACGATCCTGAGACACTAGAATTTCTCCGCAAACAAGGCAGCACCGCCAAGTTCATCACTTCTGTTTGTGGTGGCTCGGAGTTTCTGGCAAAGGCAGGACTGCTTCAAGGCTATCGAGCAGCTACCCACTGGGCGATGCGCGAACAACTTGCTCAGTTGGGCGTTGAGGTTGGCACTGAGCGGGTAGTAATCGATCGCAATCGGATTACAGGTGGCGGAGTGACAGCAGGTATCGATTTTGGTCTGACAATTGCCAGCATCCTCTGTGGAGAGGAAACCGCCAAGATCATTCAACTCTTACTAGAGTACAATCCTGCCCCACCCTTTGATGTTGGTTCGCCCGAAAAAGCGGGGAGTGAGTTGGTCGAGAAGGCAATGCTATTTATGCAGGGAATATCGAGTTTAGAAGTAGCAAAATAGGTAAACTGTCATGACCACAAATTCAGAAATTATTCGCGATCAGGCTCCGCCTCCGCTGCGCGATCGCATTCCTTCACGTTGGATGCAGATCTGTTTTTATGTAACTGCAATCGTCTTTAATCTCTGCTTGATTGCTCAGTTATTAACGGTTGGAGTTGCTTACTTCAATGATCCTGCTTGGTGGAATATTCATGTCTGGCTAGTGCGAGATTATAGCGGATTATCATTAGTACTACTGGGATGGTCGTTCATAGTCCCATTCTCACGTCAAATTAGAAATCTCGCCGTCAGCCTAACTATTCTGCTGGGGTTACAGTTTGCCAGTATTCATCTCAAAACTTGTCTTCATCTAGAGATATTCCATCCTTTAATTGGATTTTCCCTCTTCTATATTTCTTCAAGCCTTGTACACAATGCATCGCACATTTTATCACCTACCAACCATCAGAATAAGTAAGTTTGAGAGTTAGAAATAATGATGCAAAATGCAATCTTTAGTCCCTTTTTGGCGATGATGTTTTTAACATTCTTAGTTTGGGTGTATCTGTACATCCGTCGTATTAGCTTCATCACCAGTAAAAAAATCAGCTCACAAGATCTTTCAGTGCCAGGTACATTGGCGCAAATCTCGCCACCAAGTGTATCCAATCCATCAGATAACTTCAAAAATCTGTTTGAGATTCCAGTACTTTTCTATGTGCTAGTGCTGTACCTTTTCATTACGCAACAGGTGGATAACGTGTATGTGAACGCAGCGTGGATCTTTGTGGCGTTTCGCGCATTACATAGTGCTGTTCATTGCACATTTAATCTGATTATGTTGCGCTTCTATTTGTACCTAATTGCTACACTTGCATTGTGGTTTATGCTGTTCCGTGCATCAGGGCTACACTTCAGTATGTAAAGATGTAAAGCGATCTCCGAGCTGTTGAAGTTTCTCTATTTTCACCAGCAGAATTAGCAGAAAATAGTCTTTCTGCTAAACTCACTTTATCGGCAAGATGTCTGGTAGATAAAAAAGTTACTGATTGAAAATAGGATTGAGCTTTAGTTATGCTCAAATTTTTTCCACATACTTGGAGGGGGAGAGAGGAATTCATACAACCCAGGATCTCCATTCTCAGCCGAAGTAATCACGATATCAAAAGACAAAGAAATTCTCGTTTCTCCAGTTTGGTTAGCTTCTACACCATGACGTTGTTTTGAAGGGAAAATCAACAATCTTCCCTCTGTAGGAGCATAGTATCCTTCTTCATAGTTAAAAGGATTTTTCTTTTTGATGGCATTAGTATGCTCATCGCCAATACCTGCGATAATTTCATTCATACCCGCATCGTTGTAAATTGTAAAAGCACCAGATTTAAGCGTGCCACTCTCTGGCACAGATATATAGTAAACAGCGCTAACATGAGCAGTATGGTGGCTGTGAGGAGGAATTGCTTGATCTGCGCGGGAAACGACTGGCCAAGCTCTTTGAATATATAAATCTATTTTGCTAATATCTATTCCCAATTCTTCTAAAAAACGAAGAGTATGAGTTTCTAGTTGTTTAACAATCCAAGCAAAGTTAGGGTCTCGATGAATGTGTCCCGCTCCATGAAAATCGCCAGTCCAGGCAATCTCTGGATCGATCCGTTTTTTGTAACTTTCTTTTTCTAGCTTAAGAACGTTAGATACTAAAGAATCTTTTTGCTCTGCTGCATTTTCTAGATCTGCATAATAGATCGCAAGGGGAAACCAAGGTTCAATAGGCATATGTCAAATGAAATAATAATTTAATAATTTTTTAGAGAATGTAAACTTCAACCCAAATCTAGTCAATTTGAGCTTGATAGCTCTTGGTAGAATCAGGATTAAGATAGAGATGTTCGATATCTACCCCCGCTA is drawn from Pleurocapsa minor HA4230-MV1 and contains these coding sequences:
- a CDS encoding Spy/CpxP family protein refolding chaperone, coding for MIFQALVRRQRYWLTIVAIALSIFYSLPVFAGSSWSFLTGYNIATETIIAQQSSSATPPEQTVSSLFQQLDLTKEQHQQIQQIHLQYQQEIINQKQHIARLQQQLSDMMVGTEPIELLQAKNRQLSSLRLKMESLHFESMLAIREILTPQQRQKFRELVKNSAVK
- a CDS encoding DJ-1/PfpI family protein, translated to MTDSQKHIIGLIFYPGMTSLDIVGPQQVFSALPGVQIHRLWKTLYPIKTDDGMMLLPDTTFENCPRLDLICIGGGLGQMTVVDDPETLEFLRKQGSTAKFITSVCGGSEFLAKAGLLQGYRAATHWAMREQLAQLGVEVGTERVVIDRNRITGGGVTAGIDFGLTIASILCGEETAKIIQLLLEYNPAPPFDVGSPEKAGSELVEKAMLFMQGISSLEVAK
- a CDS encoding N-acetylmuramoyl-L-alanine amidase, coding for MRFHWLLSGFIGVFLLCSPAKAGKIVSWEFEPQDNNLVFETDQGVQPKAELLSNPTRLVIDLPGTVLGQETVKESYQGPVNGFRIGQPELDTSRIVVELAPGYTLDAEQIEFDDVSPTHWKVTIPQPEVSRVAATNKDPEVLELPEVDLPTELPGLEDTTVNTANSASADSPYIKATSNGFLIDIEGDRQIKIDSERDGDRINFSFEGVTLPEDLVDQSIAVNQYGVSTIDFEQEEDEQAVMSMQVTEESPDWLAMFSRINQGLLLVPKGELPRSTAGISDAPLPTTESDTSSEVADNDEQLNSIEEIELGDDDTQLIIHGDRELSAVASRNSNGIYQITINNAELAEDFQGPELQSGSPISELKVRQENTQVVLEITTRLRYRLGKLSASDNEVVLPIEVGIAPLPENDAPLLPPGFAKIPKESTIEPSLPPLTEDRPRVIIDPGHGGEDSGAVGIDGLREKDVILPIALDVEEILRKQNIDVVMTRDTDVFISLEGRTDLANRVKADLFVSIHANSINLSRPDVNGLETYYYDSGRRLAELVHWSILNGVDIDDRSIRRARFFVLRHSTMPAVLVEVGFVTGEVDADNLEDPNHRRLMAEAIAKGILEYIKQNNL
- a CDS encoding LuxR family transcriptional regulator, whose product is MMISLQLLFAEINQIKSESDWQARLAPKIGEYFVAKRSGIFFFDQLKASPKLPKVLKVALSVEHNPLARYLAERHTPVHEGLVTSPKTWAIICPRPDHWHVMAGPIVSQGQLVGVIGCTREKSMPAFDTQNLADLSAICLHLSVWTATGRSQNVFDENPPHQPLKPCPLTSRELQIAELVALGRTNAEIGKEIWITENSVKQALKRMFRKLEVSSRAEMVAQLYATRHHL
- a CDS encoding class I SAM-dependent methyltransferase produces the protein MKLDKVVPFGRSLDVYIKMFNLSSEDLQQRILGVGDGPASFNAEGTAKGYNLTSIDPIYQFDGTEIKQRFDAVVDNIIEQIIATPNNWVWSYHQNPQELKASRIKALEIFLQDYQSGKQAGRYIAQELPHLDFADQSYDLALCSHFLFLYSAQCDCDFHVAAIQEMLRVSPEVRIFPLLTLMQETSPYLDFVIDKFSNLGYSPTIVQVPYELQPGANQMLVIKAQEK
- a CDS encoding sigma-70 family RNA polymerase sigma factor; this encodes MSKILACEQASAINAALETGSATEQELIFLCQQGDRDCFRLLYQRYQQRVRSTLYQLCGSAILDDLVQEVFLKVWKGLPKLKTTKYFSTWLYRISWNVAIDQRRKLAKGQEKTSLNQKTWEKELDKTKLTNLEPASDLMQLHYRDLVHRGLNNLSFEHRAVLVLHDLEDLPQKQVAEILNVPVGTVKSRLFHARNSLKKFLEQQGISF
- a CDS encoding MAPEG family protein; translated protein: MMQNAIFSPFLAMMFLTFLVWVYLYIRRISFITSKKISSQDLSVPGTLAQISPPSVSNPSDNFKNLFEIPVLFYVLVLYLFITQQVDNVYVNAAWIFVAFRALHSAVHCTFNLIMLRFYLYLIATLALWFMLFRASGLHFSM
- the murI gene encoding glutamate racemase, yielding MKNSHQRIGLFDSGVGGLTVLREMYRQMPTESLLYVADSARLPYGTRSPEEILLFAREILDWMCGQDLKMIIMACNTSSALALEAVRSEYNVPILGVILSGAKAAVMQGERIGVMATAATAKSHAYRQAIHEIKPQAQVWEVACPQFVSLIEQNQLYTEQTILVAQEYLAPLLAQDIDTLVYGCTHYRHLEPIIRTLLPASVKVVDPAEHIVVAADKELSLLGLRNNHFSLPTRFCVTGSPQQFADLSQQWLGYYPRVQKIEVKQLVSEVMALNPTE
- the sds gene encoding solanesyl diphosphate synthase; its protein translation is MTSSTTSLLTPVENDLNILTDNLKQLIGARHPILGAAAEHLFDAGGKRIRPAIVLLASRATMSDHDLTPRHRRLAEITEMIHTASLVHDDVVDEADLRRNVETVNSLFGDRIAVLAGDFLFAQSSWYLANLDNLQVVKLLSEVIRDFAQGEIMQSINRFDIDASIDCYLDKTYYKTASLMANSAKAAAVLSDVSSDVAENLYSYGRNLGLAFQIVDDILDFTGSTEVLGKPAGLDLASGKLTSPVFYALQQEPYLKILIERKFSESEDLNQALELVKKSDGIEQARQLAKDLAYKAGQSLSCLPPSSSKDALHELTDYAVSRIY